In Daucus carota subsp. sativus chromosome 4, DH1 v3.0, whole genome shotgun sequence, one DNA window encodes the following:
- the LOC108217059 gene encoding uncharacterized protein LOC108217059 encodes MSTSKYESIKIPILKKAEYSTWKVKMLMYLEAIDPLYLERIKDGLFVPTKIVPQVGTVPEHFVNKEKKEFSVEDKAEVHKDAKLKNILHNSLDNVKSNRVIACKTSKEIWDTLETQCQGIVSIKKNKRALLVHEYEQFEAKADEGLTDVYDRFLTPLNNLSLKNSLWIQQRKNSKSSKGKYVALNVETKPPKAKAVEVSMRKPVKVESDIDDSPSDTDEDTGNNTDSDIKKMVALLVKGIKKMKYKNSRRQSKFIKRSYDAGKDMYKKRDDTDSKRRKVDMTQVKCYNCDKVEHFAADCKKTKKSKGISLISSSKDWMDSSDSEEEVINYALMANADECVNPENASSSKVYNPICDFDTDNISELKSFLKSLHISFRTQTTENTRILSEMSDLKKKNDHLEIELVLMLEIKKECEKAKYSEVLMTAKYANNK; translated from the exons ATGTCGACAAGCAAGTATGAGAGCATCAAAATTCCAATTCTGAAGAAAGCTGAATATTCAACTTGGAAGGTGAAGATGCTGATGTACCTGGAAGCTATAGATCCATTATACCTAGAAAGGATTAAAGATGGTTTGTTCGTTCCTACAAAAATTGTTCCACAAGTTGGCACTGTACCTGAACACTTTGTCaacaaagaaaagaaggaattCTCTGTAGAGGACAAAGCAGAAGTTCACAAAGATGCAAAGTTAAAGAATATTCTTCACAACAGTCTTGATAATGTAAAGTCTAACAGAGTGATTGCATGCAAAACTTCAAAAGAAATCTGGGATACTTTAGAGACTCAGTGTCAAGGAATTGTGTCGATCAAGAAGAACAAGAGAGCTTTGTTGGTACATGAGTATGAACAATTTGAGgcaaaagctgatgaaggcctcactgatgTGTATGACAGATTCCTCACTCCGCTAAACAATCTGTCCCTG AAAAACTCTCTCTGGATCCAGCAAAGAAAGAACAGTAAAAGCAGTAAAGGGAAATATGTTGCCTTGAATGTGGAAACAAAGCCACCAAAGGCAAAGGCTGTGGAGGTCTCTATGAGGAAACCTGTCAAGGTAGAATCAGATATTGATGACTCTCCATCAGATACTGATGAAGATACTGGCAACAATACTGATTCTGATATCAAAAAGATGGTTGCCTTGCTTGTCAAAGGAATCAAAAAGATGAAATATAAGAATTCACGAAGGCAGAGCAAGTTCATCAAGAGATCCTATGATGCCGGAAAGGACATGTACAAGAAAAGGGATGACACTGACAGCAAGAGAAGAAAGGTTGATATGACCCAAGTCAAATGCTATAACTGTGACAAGGTGGAACACTTTGCTGCAGACTGCAAGAAAACAAAGAAGAGCAAAGGAATATCACTTATCTCTTCAAGCAAGGATTGGATGGACTCCTCTGATTCTGAAGAAGAAGTGATCAACTATGCACTCATGGCAAATGCTGATGAATGTGTCAATCCTGAAAATGCTTCTTCTAGTAAGGTATACAACCCTATTTGTGACTTTGATACTGACAATATCTCTGAGTTGAAATCCTTTCTAAAGTCTTTACATATTAGCTTTAGAACTCAAACTACAGAAAACACTAGGATATTATCTGAGATGTCAGATCTTAAGAAAAAGAATGATCATCTAGAAATAGAGTTAGTCCTTATGTTAGAAATCAAAAAGGAATGTGAAAAGGCTAAATATAGTGAAGTTTTGATGACAGCCAAGTAtgctaataataaataa